The Dasypus novemcinctus isolate mDasNov1 chromosome 2, mDasNov1.1.hap2, whole genome shotgun sequence genome contains the following window.
TCATgagagaatgagaatgagaaaagagcaaatattgtcttagtatttttatgaaaataattttgatgtcACAGACATCCTGAAACAAGTCTCAAGGACCTCAGGGATTCCACGACCATACCACTGGGTAACCCAATCTTCCAGCAGGCACAGAAGGAGGCACAAATGATCCTTATTTTATTATAAGTTAAACCATGTTGGACCATATTTATTATGCATTCCCTTCACAGTACAGGGTCGTCATATAGTGTGAACTTCAGATTTTTCTGCATATAGTAAGAAattctttctaaataaaaattctcTGGCTCCCAGGATTGACAGCTACACCCTGTGTGTTAATAAAAATCTGTTAAAGACTTTTGGAAGTATAATTTTGATAGTTAATGAAAAATGATCTTGACTTGGAAATTTTAAGCACCAGTTGTACGCATTTTTATGTAATTGTTTTGGGAATGTAAAAGGTAGGGACATATTTTATAATTAGTACTTTCTTCATTGAATTTTGGAAAAGATATAAATTACTTTCTTTGAtattaaaagtataaagaaatacTGAAACTCCTTTTGTGGCTTATAAATTGGTTCTAAAGGCAATTCCAAAAGAATTCCCAAATGTTCCAATGGAAGCcttattaaaataaacataattctccagtgtgagttctttcgaGAATAATATGCCTTTAAAGTCctagtatctttaaaataagtatCTATTTAAAATGACACTGTTTAATAGTGACAAATATTAATACACTAATGTTTCAATATTCATATTAACAGGACTGCattttttatggttttgtttcaaaagccattttcttctgggaaaacTATTACCAAACATCAGGTGAGTTTTTTGCAAATCCTTTATCCCTAGCAACTTCCCATTCTTTGGGTCAGGATACAATACTCaaacagggaaattttttttccagtttttttttttaattgtcttttttttttaaagatacatagatcacaaaaaaaaacattgcattggaaaatgtaagaggttcccatgtaccccaccccccaccccactcccacaaACAGGGAAATTAATGAATGATATTATTTATGCAGCAAAACATTTCCACAGTTAACTTGCTCTTGATTTGAATACTGTCTTTTCAGAATTAAAACTTCAAGAGTAAATGGTAAAGTGCAAAATTATTAAACTGTTTACAAATGCAGAATAaggtagaaaaattttaaaggatgcatataattattttctttaatacaGGCTCTTTATTCTGAAAGATTCACAAATTATACAGGGAGACATGGCCATGAGCCTAGAACAGATATCACTAGGAGGCAGGTATAGCATAAGGATTAAGATTATGGCCTTCAGAGTAAGACAAATTCATGTTTTGTCTGTTTTACTTACTGGTTCTTACTTCGGGCAAGTTACTTACTTTCTCtctgccttagttttctcatctgtaaaatggaggtattAATGGCTTCTTAATGgagctgtgaggaataaatgaatcaataaatGTAAAGTTCTTAGAATATTAGCTGGCACATACTGAATATGCAAAACATATTACTTGCCACCCTCATTGTTGTCAGGATTCCCTTTAGTCACCTAATATTTAAGATTCACACCAGAAATACCCTGCATTCTGCATAATTGGCTTACATTATCACCTCTTTAAATCTAAGAGTTGTACCCCACTACGTGTTTGTTTTAAACCACAGCTAAAAACTTTTGCCATGGTTTTTTTAATCAGGCTAATAAATTTAAGTATCTTTGTTTTAGAGACCAAGAACCTCACCAGGAAAAAATTGTGCTCTGTAGAAAAAGATTTCAGGATCTAGCATACCAGAATATagataacagaaaataaaatactgcCTTGCAAATCTAGATTTAGCCATGGGatcttcatattttctatttaatttcaaaatatgtaatcattaacctttaaaatatttacGTGTTACCATTATTACTTTTCCATCTGTGTTTCACTtaagattttgaaatatttagcaaaacatacataaaaacagACGTAActgagatttttaatttttgttttcattcatagtggatcaaaatatttaaacatgcAGTTGCTGGGTGTATCATTTCACTCTTGTGGTTTTTTGGCCTAACGCTTTGTGGACCActaaggtaaataaaaataagtgttttgactgttttttctatttcttcattttgaatataattttgtTCCATTATATTTTGAGTCAAATATTTGTGCAAATGCTTCTGTCACTCTTGTAGCATTGGAtacaattcaacaaatatataatataattcaaCAAACAAATACTAAGTACCTGTTTTGTCTGTGGACTACTTCTTTGGTAAAAATCACATCAATATATTGTTCATGGTCTGTCATAGATATTTTACTGGTTAGAATCCAAAGAATTTCAAAACTTTTTAGCATAAGTTgcatttttaatcatttattgGTAATCCCTGTAGTAGCTGATTTAGAAGCTGAAAGGTCTAAAGTGGTAAGTAAAATCAACCAATAAGTAGGAGAGCAAAATCTTTAAAAGCATTTATCTTTTTTGTAAAACTCTGCAAGTGCCCTGGTACTCACAGAAAATGCTTGAAAGGTTTGGTTTTAAATAGATGTCTTGGGCATAGTTATCAAATTAAAGGTGGGTTAAGATATTACTCTTCTTTCATATTCTCCTAGATGAGAGATTCATAACCAGGAGTCCATGGACCTAAGGGgaccatggaaagatttcaaggggtctgtgagcttgaattgaaaaaaatcaacttattatctttattttctctgacctctaactgaaatctagcatttccttcacttaggaATATATGCAATCAATTACAGTAGTagtcatttcatatcacattacatgTCACGTATCTCAAAAATCCTTTCACTCATACATCGAAATTACAGTAGTTTTTAGGCCCCACGTTGGTTGagtatcataaaactatctgccactacattctgagaaggggtccgtggttttcatctgactggaaaggggtccatgaaacaaaaaagattaaatacCCCTGTCCTATAACTATATAGAATAATCTTTTTTGTGCAAATCTGCCAGCTCAGTGCAGTGGGGGAGGGATGGGCATAATGCCTAAGGTTTACTCAGTTTAACAGAAATTGTAACAAGCAGCTGTGTGTAAGGACTCTCTTTCCCTCTAAAGGAATTTAGTTACTGGGTAAAAAGTATAAGGAATGGTATGTTGGTGTGGGTGAGGAGGGAATATAAGGATAAGGAGTAAGGTGAAGAATGCTCTGAAGAGTTCTCACTTGGGTTGCTGAGGTGCCAGAGTGGAGAGTGATGGGTGGGAAACACTTTGTGAAaattcctttcccctttcccagccAATAGAATAGCTTCTGGGTTTGGGTCCTTTTGGTTTATTTGCTGTGTGCCTTGTCAAAGGCAGACTATGCATTTTTTGACTTTGAGGAGAGCTTTTTTGATTTATATTTGAGTATGATTGGGTGATAGTGTTGCTTGCCATTCTaatattctaatttcttaatCATGAAATTATGTTTTgatccatatatttttaaaccatTGCCCCTATGTTTTAGGATAGGGAGGGAATCAGGGGAAATACTTAAAGTCTTACTTGGCTCCTTATATAGTCATCAACTTCCTTCCCTTAGAACCCTTCACCACCACCAGTACCTCTACTACGACtgcccctctttttcttttactaaaaccaccatgtaatttttttatttgaaagactTCTTTGCTGTTTCATAGTCTGTCTTATTTTAGATTAGTTTCATCCTGTTAATATATTTCTTTCCTCAGATTATGATCTTCTAAATATTAATAGAAGTAAAGTTATCACTGGTATGTTCCCATTACAGAGTTCTgggtaaaaagggaaaaaaagaaaatttatataacCAGTAGTTGAACATGCATTTACTATATTTAGATCCTTTTGCCTGGTGAtaatggttgttttgttttttttaagaaatatttcatacatataagatagtaaataataaatataaacatgtttaaagattaataaaatgaatCCAACACTGAGCACCAAAAATAGAATGTTACCAGTACCTTTGAAGCCCTGTGTGCCCCTCCTATCTTTGGATGTAAACAGCATcttaagttttgtttttcattctcttgTTTTTCTCTATCGTTTTACCACATATGAACAtacttctttaagaaaaaaaagttaaattttgcaagttttttactttataaaaaaGAAGCTATGTTGCATGTATTTTTCTGCAGcaagttttttttaattcaatgttGTATTTGAGATTCTCCATTTTAATGCATTTATCTATAGTTCatgttttcatctcttttttttggacTATAATTCACATTAAGTATACTGACATTTCGTTTTCacagctgtgtagtattccattgaaagAATATActctagtttatttatccattctcctatcaGTGGACATTTAAGTTGTTTCTGGTTTTAGTTACTACAAGCAGTGTTTCCTGGTGTGCATATACAAGAATTCTGTATGTCAAGATCCTAAAAGTGGTATTGTTGGATATTTGTAGCGTCAGTCTTGCTAAGTTATTTAAGAGATAATGccaaaataatttccaaatttttttatattttcatattgttttgtgaaataaaggggaaatgtttattttctgttAATCAAGTTGAATTCTTGCTTTGTGATAAAGATCAGCTATAGCTCATGAATGATGTTTCATTTTTGTAGGACTTTGCTGCTATTTGAACACAGCGATATTGTTGTCATCTCACTACTCAGTGTTTTGTTCACTAGTTCTGGAGGAGGACCAGCAAAggtataattttccatttctcagttacttaaaaatttaaaatatacatgtaaaatatattaAAGCAATAAGATAGAATCTTTTACCATTTAAAAGATTGCAGTGGGTAAcaatgtagctcaagaggttgagctcctgcctcccatacgggaggtcccaagttcagttcccagtgcttcctaaaaaaaaaaaaaaaacaagtaataagcaaaacaaacaaaaaaaacaaatcgGAAGCAATGTGATTCAGTGGTCAAGTGCCAAcgtccacatatgaggtcccaagttcaattcccatccaccaatacctaaaaaaaaaaagaatgcagagtGTGGTTTTTGTAccaattttaagtttttttcactttctattttgaaattattatagATACTtaggaagttgcaaaaataataatatacctgcacatttttaaaatacagaatataTAGTGATGTTAATTAAATTGATTTTACACCTATCATTCTGAAATATTTCCCTAAACTAGACTAGTATGTcctttctctaattttcttttgctaaaatatttttcctgaaaTGAGAACAGCTTGAAAAGTTTATCATCTTTTCAATGCTTTACACCTTTACTTTGTGTTAGAAATAACTTTGATAATTTTCTTGACATGTCCTCTtggttctttttccctagagaagtGTTAACTGGAATATTCATATTATTATAAATTAACTGTCTCTTCTATTCCTGCGTGTTGTAGAGTAAAATAAATCCCTACTAATTATTCTTTAGCTACTTGGGCTTCTTAACCAGAAGTAAAATAACATTTAGGAAGGTTAATTCTGTAAATAGCAACAGTTTGTGCATAGAAACATGCCTAGCCAGATATCAGTAAGAAGACAATTGAAGTCATCAATATTATGTGTCTTAAATGTCCTTAAATTATCCTGCAGAATTTGCTGGAGCTGTTCACTTTGATATTTTACTGTTAAAActgtataaatttttattatataatataagGTGTTTAATTTCAGAtcctactgtttttctttttttttcttccctctccccccgccctgctgtttttgctgtctgtgtccattcattgtgtgatcttccttatccatttctctttttgtcttctcttctcgatTCACCACGAtacatcctggggacctctgatgtggagagaggttccctgtcaattgctccacctcagttcctggtctctgctgcacttcaccttgactttccccttcttctctcttttgttgcatcatcatcttgctgagtgactcacttgcacaggcagttggctcactgtgtgggcactggctcgctacAAAGGCACTGGCTCAACGTGCAGAACACACACGGGCACTCACTATGGGCACTTGGCTAACCGTGCGGGcattggcttgccacatgggcaatggcttaccacgcaggcactcacgtgggcactcagctctccatgcgggcactcatgggggcacttggctcactgcacaggtactcggctctccacacaggcacttggcttgccacacgggcacttgcatgggcatttgactcaccatgtgggcactccaGCTCCCTGCATGggtacccacatgggcactcgactCACCGTGTGAGCACTTAGCTCACcctatgggcacttggctcaccactcGGGCACTCCGCTAaccatgcaggcactgactcgccacacaggcacgctttctcttctttttcaccaggaggccccagggatcaaaccccagtattcccatatggtaggcagagaccttatcacttgggccacatctgcttccctactacgatttttcttaaatgtatatttgaaaaaaatgcttttttttggcatttgtatAGTCATGGCCTTAATCACCTCCTGAAAAAGCCttcttcatattattttctttattttcagacAAGGGGAGCtgcatttttcattattgctGTCATCTGTTTATTGCTTTTCGACAATGATGATCTCATGGCTAAAATGGCTGAACACCGTATCCTTTTGCAATAGACAAGAGTTAAAGTTTtgcagaaaaacagaagactagtGGAAGGGGGAACAGGGACAAATGAATTAAACTGCTTAATAGGAATGAAACTTTCATAATAGATAATCTAAatcattattcaaataatgaataaattctaaattaaaatttttagcaTCTCAACAATtcataaatttaagaacattgaaagaatattttagaatATCTTGATGCTAAGAAACAATGATGATTTGCCACACAATATAACAATCTCTTTACACCCTTGTGTGTTAACAgttcaaatcattttaaaatctatGGCAGTTAttaaatataaactttttttaattaaatgaaaaaccTTTACTATTGTCTTGCCTGAAAGAGAAATTCAAATTCTTTAACTGGTTTTACTCTCTTGCTCTAAATTATTGTTATAGCTTAGCTACTTCTATAAATCCAACTTCCCAGGCAAATATATCTACTCATTTTTTCCCATCCATATACCTTTGTCCTGTCTATTCCACAGAATTGAGAATACCAGTTTAATTCTGGTTACTGAAACTCACTTCCCTATAACTTATTAGTAATAGCTAATAATAATTTACTTTGTTACAATGCATGTGATCACCTACTCCTTTTGCCACTACCATCTTTTGCCTGTTTCTTCCTGTACTGAGGCTTATGTCATCAGTATCTTAGAAAACAGATTTAGGACTGCTTTTACATGTCATTCTAAAAGGGAGCTTTAATTACACTTGGCAGTAGTGATCACAGAGATTCcttactctttttcctttgtcgTATGTACAATATGCCTGCAtgtgttttatttaaattaagtACTAAAATTTAGCAATTGTATCTTAAGTGTTGTGATAATTGTCTTGgagcaaacaaaagaaatacaggCCATTCCAATTTATAAGTCATGTcccaaaattacattttaaattacagggtgttttgttttgatttcaaGGTGAACATGTTACTGAGGATAGTCAGGTTTTCGGTCCCCAGACTAGTCTATATTCAATCCAAAACAATGTAGCTAAAATTTCAGGAAGACTTCAGGATCCAAAGAGTtaatatttggaatattttccTTTACTCCAACTCACTTAGCTGAAGGGCATCATGACAGTGCTTTAACTCACATGCTTTACACAGCCATTGCCTTCCTAGGTGTGGCAGATCACAAGGTATGTTCTTTTCTTTGTGGCTCTTAACAAAAGAGTCGGAAAATTTACAGCAACTATAActttataaatgtgtttaaagTATTTTCTGTAATTTGCAATATTCCCTCCCATATAAGTAGTTACATTAAGCAATTTGGTATATGGAAAGAAATATATTAGTTCCATTTCTTCAAATGTCATATATTTAAGGATTGAGTATTGAACTGTGCATGTTTCTGAAACTTATCTAATTTTACTTGTAGGGTGGAGTATTGTTGCTAGTACTGGCTCTTTGTTGTAAAGTTGGTTTTCATACAGCTTCCAGAAAGCTCTCTATAGATGTAGGTGGGGCCAAACGTCTTCAAGCTCTATCCCATCTTGTTTCCGTACTTCTCTTGTGCCCATGGGTGGGTGTTCTTTCTGTCACAACTGAGGTAAGAACAAGAATTTGttgataataaataaaatgaattgttaAGGCTTATAACTTTTAGTTCAGtacaaagtattttattttaatttgaagtTGAGAGTGGTTTAAATTATCTgggttttttaattgttttgaaaATTGGGGAAgttaattttattgtttatagaaaatacaaatggaataCTATTACTTTTACATATCCCTCATATTCCTTAAGCCCAAAGGAGTCAGTTGAACAAAGAATTAAATACCTACCATGTGTTAGGCATAAGAGTTGTGGTTCACCAAGTATTTATATAACTATTAAatagtgtttttgtgttttaataCTTTGGGGAATACTGGGGGAAATTTGCAGATATCTTATGGCTCTTatatgttggcatttataaatcATGTTGAAACCTGACTATGTTGGTTTATACATAAAGGCAGTAACTAAAACATCTTATAAAATGTGAGCCTTATACCCATATAGTATTGACagttttttgtgttgttgttattTCTAGAGTAAAGTCGAATCTTGGTTTTCTCTCATTATGCCTTTCACAACGGTTATCTTTTTTGTCATGATCCTGGATTTCTATGTGGATTCCATTTGTTCAGTCAAAATGGAAGTTTCCAAATGTGCCCGCTATGGATCCTTTCCTATTTTTATCAGTGCTCTCctttttggaaatttttggaCACATCCAATAACAGACCAGCTTCGAGCTATGAACAAAGCAGCACACCAGGAGAGCACGGAACATGTCCTTTCTGGAGGAGTAGTAGTGAGTGCTATATTCTTCATTTTGtgtaagcatttttttccttgttttgacTTGAACTTATTTATTCCTGTGGATTGTGATGTTCAGATAATTTCACTGATTTGGGAAAttgttcattgttttcatttagtGCTCACAGTTACTGTGTTGGTTTTGGTaacttaaacttttaaaatttttgtaatacTCCTCTTTTTTCACATTGTAGCTGCCAACATCTTATCAGCTCCCTCTAAGAGAGGACAGAAAGgtactcttattggatattctCCTGAAGGAACACCTCTTTATAACTTCATGGGTGATGCTTTTCAGCATAGCTCTCAGTCAATCCCTAGGTTTATTAAAGAATCACTAAAACAAATTCTTGAGGAGAGTGACTCTAGGCAGATCTTTTACTTCTTGTGCTTGAATCTggtaagatttttaaatattagtgACATATCTTAAAAGCttaatattttgattttgataGTTTTGGTAATTTTAGTAATGCCCAAATTTATGATAGTGATGGgctaaaatttatattttctgtaaGTAGTAGCAAGACTAATTTTCAAACTACCTAAGCAAACAATTTTTGAGACATTGTTAAAGTATTcaaatcagtaaatatagtaatttttaaagatttttatctaCTCTTTATAGGATCTcactaccaatcactaattgcTAACATTTCAAAACCTAGTGTATTGATTATTACAGATATATAAACAAAGTTATCTCcttttaaattgtttataaacATATCTGACAGTGAAATCTTATATATGATTTATGTGAAATAAGATTTCCAGTATAAGTTGCAGTAACAAAAAACAGTTATATGATTTCAAGTAAAGGTTGGGTAATTAAGGGTTGAAATCCTCATAATTAAATTCTGATAAATCTCTTTTGAAACAATATGTCCCAACATActcctcccctattttttttttctttttttaacatttttagctGTTTACCTTTGTGGAATTATTCTATGGCGTTTTGACCAATAGTCTGGGTCTGATCTCAGATGGATTTCATATGCTCTTTGACTGCTCTGCTTTGGTCATGGGACTTTTTGCTGCTCTGATGAGTAGATGGAAAGCCACTCGGATTTTCTCCTATGGGTAGGTACTGACTATCAAGGTGATGTAACACAATGAAAAAATCTTGAGTACAAAATTCATCTTAGGGAATAAAATGTTATtacttttaatataaataatttttcagagcttcatttttctctcatttGAAGTAGATAGAGAAATGAAcaaagcatttgataaatactGGATGTCAGTAATCTCACAATTACACTTCTTGATAAATCCCTGTTATAGGCAGGGAACAGAGTCAGTTAAAATCTCGAGACCTCACCCAACCAAGGGTCTTTGAGGCAGTGGAATGTACATGATCATTCACAGCTTTGCTGTTAAAATGAATATCCAAAATTCAAAGTGGCTATTCATGAAAATATCCTTTCATTAAGTGAATAATTCATTTCAACAAATAATAGAGTCCTCATTTTGTGCAATTATTTTGGTAAAGCCTACTGTAAATAGATTAATAAAACATCTTTTATTCTCAACTGTTCATATTTTGAAAGATGGATGAGCcagaaatacaaataattttgaTGCAAAGCAGAATTCATGTGCCATGATAGAGATACATAGCGCACAGCAGGGGTTTAGGAAGGAGAAATAACTTCTTACTAAGAAATTAGGAAAGGCTTTAAGAGGGTCATTGAAGAGGACTTcaatgaatatataaaatttcaGTAAATAGACATACATAAAGAGGCattattaagattttttaaatcttgCTAACCTTACTAtttacagaatttgaaaatataggCTTTTTTCAATATTCATAACTCAAAatctattattttcctttactGAAAATATACTGTACTTTTTTAGGTATGGCCGAATAGAAATTCTCTCTGGATTTATTAATGGACTCTTTCTAATGGTAATAGCTTTTTTTGTGTTTATGGAGTCAGTGGCTAGATTGATTGATCCTCCAGAATTAGACACACACATGTTAACCGTAAGTCTTTTTACTTTCCTATTTGAATTTCTATTCTTATATTCATGTAGTTCCATGCTAAAATTTAACTACTTGTAGTTACTGATCTAAGAAGgtttaagtttttatttaaatcaaAAAACTTCTTCCCTTGCTATTTACAGTTGTATTATTGACTTAGAAAttaatacttttatatttaagttgtcAAATATTAGATAATGCAAAACATACAGGGTTTTTCTGAcgtatttaaatgtttttatttgaaGACATATTTTTCAATTCCTGAGGAAATTTATGAAATGGTGGAGattaagatcaagaaaaaaatagaatttttaaggcttaaacaatttttaaataatttaaatggcAGGCTAGTTTAAAAGACTTGTCCCTTCACCCTCTCCTTACCTTGCCACTTACTTACATAAGATATGGAACCACAAGCCAAAAGTAAGAAGCTTTAATTTAGAACTTTATTAGAACAATTTAAAACTTCAGCAAGGGACCAACAGTGATGAAGGCAGAATGACACTACTCCCTTGCTTATCCCAAGAGTTGCAGATAACTAAAAAGAGTCCCTTTCAAACAGCTCTCTCCACAACTGAAGTAGCCCTGTGGACTAATaggattttaaagataaaaaagaccTTAAAGTTCATCT
Protein-coding sequences here:
- the SLC30A5 gene encoding proton-coupled zinc antiporter SLC30A5 isoform X1 — encoded protein: MCSLFKNSKSTKIHRLKSGNPLLCSLPILSPSPERLMKYIVLLCFTKFLKAVGLFESYDLLKAVHIVQFIFILKLGTAFFMVLFQKPFSSGKTITKHQWIKIFKHAVAGCIISLLWFFGLTLCGPLRTLLLFEHSDIVVISLLSVLFTSSGGGPAKTRGAAFFIIAVICLLLFDNDDLMAKMAEHPEGHHDSALTHMLYTAIAFLGVADHKGGVLLLVLALCCKVGFHTASRKLSIDVGGAKRLQALSHLVSVLLLCPWVGVLSVTTESKVESWFSLIMPFTTVIFFVMILDFYVDSICSVKMEVSKCARYGSFPIFISALLFGNFWTHPITDQLRAMNKAAHQESTEHVLSGGVVVSAIFFILSANILSAPSKRGQKGTLIGYSPEGTPLYNFMGDAFQHSSQSIPRFIKESLKQILEESDSRQIFYFLCLNLLFTFVELFYGVLTNSLGLISDGFHMLFDCSALVMGLFAALMSRWKATRIFSYGYGRIEILSGFINGLFLMVIAFFVFMESVARLIDPPELDTHMLTPVSVGGLIVNLIGICAFSHAHNHTHGVSQGGCHSSDHSHSHHVHSHSDHGHGHSHGSAGGGMNANMRGVFLHVLADTLGSIGVIVSTVLIEQFGWFIADPLCSLFIAILIFLSVIPLIKDACQVLLLRLPPEYEKELHIALEKIQKIEGLISYRDPHFWRHSASVVAGTIHIQVTSDVLEQRIVQQVTGILKDAGVNNLTIQVEKEAYFQHMSGLSTGFHDVLAMTKQMESMKYYKDGTYIM
- the SLC30A5 gene encoding proton-coupled zinc antiporter SLC30A5 isoform X2, with product MEEKYCGDVLAGPGGGGGGGLGPVDVPSARLMKYIVLLCFTKFLKAVGLFESYDLLKAVHIVQFIFILKLGTAFFMVLFQKPFSSGKTITKHQWIKIFKHAVAGCIISLLWFFGLTLCGPLRTLLLFEHSDIVVISLLSVLFTSSGGGPAKTRGAAFFIIAVICLLLFDNDDLMAKMAEHPEGHHDSALTHMLYTAIAFLGVADHKGGVLLLVLALCCKVGFHTASRKLSIDVGGAKRLQALSHLVSVLLLCPWVGVLSVTTESKVESWFSLIMPFTTVIFFVMILDFYVDSICSVKMEVSKCARYGSFPIFISALLFGNFWTHPITDQLRAMNKAAHQESTEHVLSGGVVVSAIFFILSANILSAPSKRGQKGTLIGYSPEGTPLYNFMGDAFQHSSQSIPRFIKESLKQILEESDSRQIFYFLCLNLLFTFVELFYGVLTNSLGLISDGFHMLFDCSALVMGLFAALMSRWKATRIFSYGYGRIEILSGFINGLFLMVIAFFVFMESVARLIDPPELDTHMLTPVSVGGLIVNLIGICAFSHAHNHTHGVSQGGCHSSDHSHSHHVHSHSDHGHGHSHGSAGGGMNANMRGVFLHVLADTLGSIGVIVSTVLIEQFGWFIADPLCSLFIAILIFLSVIPLIKDACQVLLLRLPPEYEKELHIALEKIQKIEGLISYRDPHFWRHSASVVAGTIHIQVTSDVLEQRIVQQVTGILKDAGVNNLTIQVEKEAYFQHMSGLSTGFHDVLAMTKQMESMKYYKDGTYIM